Proteins found in one Amycolatopsis aidingensis genomic segment:
- a CDS encoding YciI family protein has translation MKYMLLICGDESAAEHAEDGCGGWSEEMTERGVIRGGGGLRPPNEATTVRVREGEVLLADGPFAETKEQIGGFCLIECADLDEALEIAAKHPAAGYGTIEVRPMLEFPE, from the coding sequence ATGAAGTACATGCTGTTGATCTGTGGCGACGAGTCGGCGGCCGAGCATGCCGAGGACGGCTGTGGCGGCTGGTCCGAGGAGATGACGGAGCGCGGCGTGATCCGCGGTGGCGGCGGGCTGCGTCCGCCGAACGAGGCCACCACCGTGCGGGTACGCGAGGGCGAGGTGCTGCTGGCCGACGGGCCGTTCGCCGAGACCAAGGAGCAGATCGGCGGGTTCTGCCTGATCGAGTGCGCCGACCTGGACGAGGCGCTGGAGATCGCCGCGAAGCACCCGGCGGCTGGCTACGGCACGATCGAGGTCCGGCCAATGCTGGAGTTCCCGGAATGA
- a CDS encoding maleylpyruvate isomerase family mycothiol-dependent enzyme, with amino-acid sequence MTGIREHIAAERTDLTGTLTGLTERQWDAPTLCAGWRVREVVAHITMPYRYSGRRFLGEMLRSGGNFTKMSDRCARRDADKLSVEELTAALRDNVHHPWKPPRGGYEGALSHDVIHGLDITVPLGIDRTVPPERLRPVLDGLEPKQLKFFGADLDGIELRATDLDWSYGSGTPLSGTAQDLLLVACGRTLPPGHLHGEPSARFSTKEARS; translated from the coding sequence ATGACCGGGATCAGGGAGCACATCGCCGCGGAACGCACCGACCTGACCGGGACACTCACCGGCCTGACCGAGCGACAGTGGGACGCGCCCACGCTGTGCGCGGGCTGGCGGGTACGCGAGGTCGTCGCGCACATCACCATGCCGTACCGCTACTCCGGGCGCCGGTTCCTCGGCGAGATGCTGAGGTCCGGCGGCAACTTCACGAAGATGTCCGACCGGTGCGCCCGCCGCGACGCGGACAAGTTGTCCGTCGAGGAGCTCACCGCCGCGCTGCGGGACAACGTGCACCACCCGTGGAAACCGCCGCGTGGTGGGTACGAGGGGGCGCTGTCCCACGACGTGATCCACGGCCTGGACATCACCGTGCCGCTCGGCATCGACCGCACGGTGCCGCCGGAGCGGCTGCGCCCGGTGCTGGACGGCCTCGAACCGAAGCAGCTCAAGTTCTTCGGTGCCGACCTGGACGGGATCGAACTGCGCGCCACGGACCTGGACTGGAGCTACGGCTCCGGAACGCCACTGTCCGGCACGGCGCAGGACCTGCTGCTGGTCGCCTGCGGCCGCACACTCCCGCCCGGCCATCTGCACGGCGAGCCGAGCGCCCGCTTCAGCACGAAGGAGGCCCGATCATGA
- a CDS encoding VOC family protein, with product MSTGPVTLALPIADRGTSFEFYRAALGLTPFGEPAEDGLPEPLQFAVNDGLRLMLVPAEGFGWVVGGREVAGRGTSECLLGLSAGTEAEVDAIIQRATGAGAEIVIQPGQQPWGYAGTFADPDGHAWMVTKADQAAGDSTSAP from the coding sequence ATGAGCACCGGACCAGTCACCCTCGCCCTGCCGATCGCCGACCGCGGGACCTCGTTCGAGTTCTACCGCGCGGCGCTCGGCCTTACTCCCTTCGGCGAGCCCGCCGAGGACGGCCTGCCGGAGCCGCTGCAGTTCGCGGTCAACGACGGGCTGCGCCTGATGCTCGTCCCGGCCGAGGGCTTCGGCTGGGTGGTCGGCGGCCGGGAGGTCGCCGGGCGCGGCACGTCGGAGTGCCTGCTCGGCCTGTCCGCGGGTACCGAGGCCGAGGTGGACGCGATCATCCAGCGCGCGACCGGGGCCGGGGCGGAGATCGTCATCCAGCCGGGGCAGCAGCCGTGGGGTTACGCGGGCACCTTCGCCGACCCGGACGGCCACGCCTGGATGGTGACGAAGGCCGACCAGGCCGCCGGGGACAGCACCAGCGCGCCCTGA
- a CDS encoding DUF397 domain-containing protein, whose amino-acid sequence MPTVDLFGARWRRSSHSGNGGDDACVEVAVLPATVAVRDSKAPGQGALVLSPAAWSAFVTIQAWPSGSAKVPA is encoded by the coding sequence ATGCCCACTGTGGACCTCTTTGGTGCCCGGTGGCGCAGGAGCAGTCACAGCGGCAACGGTGGCGATGACGCATGCGTAGAGGTCGCCGTCCTGCCCGCCACCGTCGCCGTCCGTGACTCCAAGGCACCGGGTCAGGGCGCGCTGGTGCTGTCCCCGGCGGCCTGGTCGGCCTTCGTCACCATCCAGGCGTGGCCGTCCGGGTCGGCGAAGGTGCCCGCGTAA
- a CDS encoding helix-turn-helix domain-containing protein: MSEQKSPPFRRRLLGRTLRGLREKARLTTTEVCARLEISAARLSRIENGQTAPDLLVVKALLDEYGIPVNDWEPYLDLAREARKKSWWQLHGLPTMGYVALESAANSVREFALAYLPGLLQTRDYAAAVLGESLLNWTRQQFEGHLAVRMRRQHRLTDPEDDFDLVAIVDEGALRRPVGGLEVMRAQLSHLAETAALPNVSLQVLPTAAGVHLGMASAFIVLGFPEQDIADIAYIAHVAGSLQLEKAEQVRDCKLTFDRLRDKALGPAESVQLIRRLAEP; this comes from the coding sequence GTGAGTGAGCAGAAGTCGCCGCCGTTTCGTCGCCGCCTGCTCGGCCGTACCCTGCGCGGCCTGCGCGAGAAAGCCCGGCTGACGACCACGGAGGTCTGCGCCCGGCTGGAGATCTCCGCCGCGCGGCTGAGCCGGATCGAGAACGGCCAGACCGCCCCGGATCTGCTGGTGGTCAAGGCGCTGCTGGACGAGTACGGCATCCCGGTCAACGACTGGGAGCCCTACCTCGACCTGGCCCGCGAGGCCAGGAAGAAGAGCTGGTGGCAGTTGCACGGCCTGCCGACGATGGGGTACGTCGCGCTGGAGTCGGCGGCGAACTCGGTTCGCGAGTTCGCCCTCGCCTACCTGCCAGGACTGTTGCAGACCAGGGACTACGCGGCCGCCGTGCTCGGCGAGTCGCTGCTGAACTGGACCCGACAGCAGTTCGAGGGCCACCTCGCGGTGCGGATGCGGCGGCAGCACCGGCTGACCGACCCGGAGGACGACTTCGACCTGGTCGCGATCGTGGACGAGGGTGCCCTGCGCCGCCCGGTCGGCGGGCTGGAGGTGATGCGCGCGCAACTGTCCCACCTGGCCGAGACGGCGGCGCTGCCGAACGTCTCGCTCCAGGTGCTGCCCACGGCGGCTGGGGTGCACCTCGGCATGGCCAGCGCGTTCATCGTGCTGGGCTTCCCCGAGCAGGATATCGCCGATATCGCCTACATCGCTCATGTGGCGGGCTCGCTGCAGTTGGAGAAGGCCGAGCAGGTCCGCGACTGTAAACTGACCTTCGACCGGCTACGCGACAAGGCGCTCGGTCCGGCCGAGTCGGTCCAGCTGATCCGGCGGCTGGCCGAGCCATGA
- a CDS encoding ABC transporter substrate-binding protein: MRRFRLLLAIPLVAALAGCGLLGGDEPEPGPADSGLERPSITVAVLPSMDTLPVFLASERGYFAEAGLEVTTQLTRSGADAVTKLIGGDMDIAFSSYPAFLLPQAREVADLRLVAVVTELAPGNAAIVAGPGSAVRDAGDLAGKRVAITARNTLSHLLAAQAAERGVDPGGIEWIELPFPDTPAALSRGEVDAAFLTEPFLTQATTEHEVRPIHDCATGSTAALPVGGFAATAEFAAANPRTVAAFRQALDRATKEAAADHGVVRPLLTEVGKVEPAIAGQVSWTSFTTALEPDRIQRVADLMVEREALDTPLDVATMIG, from the coding sequence ATGCGCCGGTTCCGCCTACTTCTCGCGATCCCCCTCGTGGCCGCGCTCGCCGGGTGCGGCCTGCTCGGCGGGGACGAACCCGAGCCAGGTCCGGCCGACAGCGGCCTCGAACGGCCGTCGATCACGGTCGCCGTGCTGCCCTCGATGGACACCCTGCCGGTCTTCCTTGCCAGCGAACGCGGCTACTTCGCCGAGGCGGGGCTGGAGGTGACCACGCAGTTGACCCGCAGCGGGGCGGACGCGGTGACCAAGCTGATCGGCGGCGATATGGACATCGCCTTCTCCAGCTACCCCGCGTTCCTGCTGCCGCAGGCGCGGGAGGTCGCGGACCTGCGGTTGGTCGCGGTGGTCACCGAGCTCGCTCCGGGCAACGCCGCGATCGTGGCCGGACCGGGCTCCGCGGTCCGGGACGCCGGAGACCTGGCAGGCAAGCGGGTGGCCATCACCGCGCGGAACACGCTGTCGCACCTGCTCGCCGCCCAGGCGGCCGAGCGTGGCGTGGACCCTGGCGGTATCGAGTGGATCGAGCTGCCGTTCCCGGACACCCCTGCCGCGCTGAGCCGGGGCGAGGTGGACGCCGCCTTCCTCACCGAGCCGTTCCTCACCCAGGCCACGACCGAGCACGAGGTGCGGCCGATCCACGACTGCGCCACCGGCTCCACCGCGGCGCTGCCGGTGGGTGGCTTCGCCGCGACCGCCGAGTTCGCCGCCGCCAACCCGCGCACGGTGGCGGCCTTCCGGCAGGCACTGGACCGGGCGACGAAGGAGGCCGCCGCCGACCACGGCGTGGTCCGGCCGTTGCTGACGGAGGTCGGCAAGGTGGAACCGGCGATCGCGGGGCAGGTGAGCTGGACCAGCTTCACGACCGCCCTGGAGCCGGACCGCATCCAGCGGGTGGCCGACCTGATGGTCGAGCGGGAGGCGCTGGACACGCCGCTGGACGTGGCGACCATGATCGGTTAG
- a CDS encoding MarR family winged helix-turn-helix transcriptional regulator: MTPPATTSAPAYAATEDELATADELGRQVVRFMRLINRAKSRVAKQGPDGIERAAYALLFTLVHDGPQRASQLAEALHSDISTISRQTSALVQHGLVERTADPKDGRACLLTATEEGLRVFEENRRQRTQWLAWLLADWPEADRVTLNALLDRLNNGIETHDPQLASGEQQYKGDE, translated from the coding sequence ATGACTCCACCCGCCACCACCTCCGCCCCCGCCTACGCGGCGACCGAGGACGAACTGGCCACGGCCGACGAGCTCGGCCGCCAGGTCGTCCGGTTCATGCGGCTGATCAACCGGGCCAAGTCCCGGGTGGCCAAGCAGGGGCCGGACGGGATCGAGCGGGCCGCGTACGCACTGCTGTTCACCCTGGTGCACGACGGCCCGCAGCGGGCATCCCAGCTGGCCGAGGCCCTGCATTCGGACATCTCCACGATCAGCAGGCAGACCAGCGCCCTGGTGCAGCACGGCCTGGTGGAGCGCACCGCCGACCCGAAGGACGGCCGGGCCTGCCTGCTCACCGCCACCGAAGAGGGCCTGCGCGTGTTCGAGGAGAACCGCAGGCAGCGCACCCAGTGGCTGGCGTGGCTGCTCGCCGACTGGCCCGAGGCCGACCGCGTCACGCTGAACGCCCTGCTGGACCGGCTGAACAACGGCATCGAGACGCACGATCCACAGCTCGCGAGCGGCGAGCAGCAGTACAAGGGGGACGAATGA
- a CDS encoding MFS transporter, whose product MTSSVAEKPAEPTPERDSAAPNLTHRQIVVILSGLMTGMFLAALDQTIVGTSIRTIADDLNGLSLQAWITTAYLITATISTPIYGKLSDIYGRKPLYLTAITIFVLGSAAGAFAQSMYQLAAFRAVQGLGAGGLMSLALTILGDLVPPRQRAKYQAYFLAVFGTSTVLGPVLGGFFAGMDSLLTLHGWRWVFLVNVPLGAVALFVVARVLNVPHERQNHRIDWWGGLFLATCLIPLLLIAEQGRDWGWTSSGALICYAIGAIGLVLFLFTETRMKDAALIPLRLFRNSTFSVAILGGVIVGVAMFGSIMLIPQYLQIVQGYTPTESGLLMLPLMLGIMSGSVICGRLTARTGRYKVFPLVGTVLMSAGMLLFAQVEWDSPIWQPLLFMLTIGLGLGGCMQTLIIAVQNAGPRRDMGVSTAAATFFRQMGGTIGVAVFLSILFSTLTDNIARAFASLGVSPAAVNAGGGNNIMEDSSFLNTMPVEQAKPFFIGFTDSISTVFYLGSAVALLAFVVLLFMREIPLADSAPAAAPVEGGEALLDEDDGEDGDPGAGQQAGPGRHRAAPGPITGHVRRQDGTPVDGAALTLIDQHGKQVSRGTGHPDGSYTVDTPGPGNYVLIVSADGHQPQASSVVAGEEVTTLDVTLTGSGELAGIVRTAGEPVVGATVTLTDARGEVTGACRTEPGGGYAFRGVDSGAYTLVASGDGLRPEAVSLVVPDSGVLRQDLELTAAVRLSGVARTEGDRVVPDARITVLDSGGEVAAVARTDAAGNYLVTDLPPGEYTVVASGYPPATSQVSLHGGDAAHDVRLGYERVIDELAEHS is encoded by the coding sequence ATGACCAGCTCCGTCGCCGAGAAGCCGGCGGAACCCACGCCGGAGCGGGACTCCGCGGCGCCCAACCTGACGCACCGGCAGATCGTGGTGATCCTGTCCGGGCTGATGACCGGGATGTTCCTGGCCGCGCTGGACCAGACCATCGTCGGCACCTCGATCCGGACCATCGCCGACGACCTGAACGGGCTCAGCCTGCAGGCCTGGATCACCACGGCCTACCTGATCACCGCCACCATCTCCACCCCGATCTACGGCAAGCTCTCCGATATCTACGGGCGCAAGCCGCTGTACCTCACCGCGATCACCATCTTCGTGCTCGGTTCGGCCGCCGGGGCGTTCGCGCAGTCGATGTACCAGCTCGCCGCCTTCCGCGCGGTGCAGGGACTCGGCGCTGGCGGCCTGATGTCCCTGGCGCTGACCATCCTCGGCGACCTGGTGCCGCCCCGGCAGCGGGCCAAGTACCAGGCCTACTTCCTCGCCGTGTTCGGCACCTCCACGGTGCTCGGCCCGGTGCTCGGTGGCTTCTTCGCCGGGATGGACTCGCTGCTCACCCTGCACGGCTGGCGCTGGGTGTTCCTGGTGAACGTCCCGCTCGGCGCGGTGGCGCTGTTCGTGGTGGCCAGGGTGCTGAACGTGCCGCACGAGCGGCAGAACCACCGGATCGACTGGTGGGGCGGGCTGTTCCTGGCGACCTGCCTGATCCCGCTGCTGCTGATCGCCGAGCAGGGCAGGGACTGGGGCTGGACCTCCAGCGGCGCGCTGATCTGCTACGCCATCGGCGCCATCGGGCTGGTGCTGTTCCTGTTCACCGAGACCAGGATGAAGGACGCCGCGCTGATCCCGCTGCGGCTGTTCCGCAACTCCACCTTCAGCGTGGCCATCCTCGGCGGGGTGATCGTCGGTGTGGCCATGTTCGGCTCGATCATGCTGATCCCGCAGTACCTGCAGATCGTGCAGGGCTACACGCCAACCGAGTCCGGGCTGCTGATGCTGCCGCTGATGCTTGGCATCATGTCCGGCTCGGTGATCTGCGGCAGGCTCACCGCGCGCACCGGGCGGTACAAGGTGTTCCCGCTGGTGGGCACCGTGCTGATGTCCGCGGGCATGCTGCTGTTCGCACAGGTCGAGTGGGACAGCCCGATCTGGCAGCCGCTGCTGTTCATGCTGACCATCGGCCTTGGCCTCGGTGGCTGCATGCAGACCCTGATCATCGCCGTGCAGAACGCGGGCCCGCGCCGGGACATGGGCGTCTCCACCGCTGCGGCCACCTTCTTCCGGCAGATGGGCGGGACCATCGGGGTCGCGGTGTTCCTCTCCATCCTGTTCAGCACGCTGACCGACAACATCGCCAGGGCCTTCGCCTCGCTCGGCGTCTCGCCGGCCGCGGTGAACGCCGGTGGCGGGAACAACATCATGGAGGACTCCTCCTTCCTCAACACCATGCCGGTGGAGCAGGCCAAGCCGTTCTTCATCGGCTTCACCGACTCGATCAGCACGGTGTTCTACCTCGGCTCGGCCGTGGCGTTGCTGGCCTTCGTGGTGCTGCTGTTCATGCGGGAGATCCCGCTGGCCGACAGCGCCCCGGCGGCCGCCCCGGTGGAAGGCGGGGAGGCACTGCTGGACGAGGACGACGGCGAGGACGGCGACCCCGGGGCCGGGCAGCAGGCAGGCCCCGGCAGGCACCGGGCGGCGCCCGGGCCGATCACCGGGCATGTCCGGCGGCAGGACGGCACGCCGGTGGACGGCGCCGCGCTCACCCTGATCGACCAGCACGGTAAGCAGGTCTCCCGCGGCACCGGGCATCCGGACGGTTCCTACACGGTGGACACCCCCGGCCCCGGCAACTACGTGCTGATCGTGTCCGCGGACGGGCACCAGCCGCAGGCCTCCAGCGTGGTGGCGGGCGAGGAGGTGACCACCCTGGACGTCACCCTCACCGGTTCCGGGGAACTGGCCGGGATCGTCCGGACCGCAGGGGAGCCGGTGGTGGGTGCCACGGTCACGCTGACCGACGCGCGCGGCGAGGTCACCGGGGCCTGCCGCACCGAGCCCGGCGGCGGGTATGCCTTCCGCGGGGTGGACTCCGGGGCCTACACCCTGGTGGCCAGCGGGGACGGGCTGCGGCCGGAGGCGGTGTCCCTGGTCGTGCCGGACAGCGGGGTGCTGCGGCAGGACCTCGAGCTGACCGCGGCGGTCCGGCTGTCCGGAGTGGCCCGCACCGAGGGCGACCGGGTGGTGCCGGACGCGCGGATCACCGTGCTGGACTCCGGCGGCGAGGTGGCCGCGGTGGCCCGTACCGACGCGGCGGGCAACTACCTGGTCACCGACCTGCCGCCGGGCGAGTACACCGTGGTCGCCAGCGGTTACCCGCCCGCGACCAGCCAGGTCAGCCTGCACGGCGGCGATGCGGCACATGACGTCCGGCTGGGCTACGAGCGAGTGATCGACGAGCTGGCGGAGCATTCATGA
- a CDS encoding YceI family protein, which yields MSGLSARVRTAEGWAVPNATLTVTDGDGRQVARVPADGEGVATTGSLPPGVYTAVLVAAGYLPQARTAQIGSDGTGSLGEVTLAPAAGAVKLPPPGPWVLDPAHSSVVATARHLGIASIKARFGDLAGQVSVRRPVEQSTVRAEIKAASIDTGVRQRDDHLRSPDFLDADRFPMIEFVSTGLHREGTDTWTMSGELTLHGQCRPIQLDLRYGGYGPDPWGQVRAAFHADAVLHRNDFAIDYNAMVRAGVAAVGTTIRIELDIQAVQGEQVPRELESATHGQ from the coding sequence ATGAGCGGCCTGAGCGCACGGGTGCGCACGGCGGAGGGCTGGGCGGTGCCGAACGCGACCCTCACGGTCACCGACGGCGACGGCCGCCAGGTCGCCCGGGTACCCGCCGACGGCGAAGGGGTGGCGACCACCGGGTCGCTGCCGCCGGGGGTCTACACCGCGGTGCTGGTGGCGGCCGGGTACCTGCCGCAGGCCCGCACCGCGCAGATCGGCTCCGACGGCACCGGCTCGCTCGGCGAGGTCACGCTCGCCCCGGCGGCGGGTGCGGTCAAGCTGCCGCCGCCGGGGCCGTGGGTGCTCGACCCGGCGCACTCCTCGGTGGTGGCCACCGCGCGGCACCTCGGCATCGCCAGCATCAAGGCCAGGTTCGGCGACCTTGCCGGGCAGGTCTCGGTACGGCGGCCGGTGGAGCAGTCGACGGTACGGGCCGAGATCAAGGCGGCCTCGATCGACACCGGGGTCCGGCAGCGTGACGATCACCTGCGCTCGCCGGACTTCCTGGACGCGGACCGGTTCCCGATGATCGAGTTCGTCAGCACCGGGTTGCACCGGGAGGGCACCGACACCTGGACGATGTCCGGCGAGCTGACCCTGCACGGCCAGTGCCGCCCGATCCAGCTGGACCTGCGCTACGGCGGGTACGGCCCGGACCCGTGGGGGCAGGTGCGGGCCGCGTTCCACGCCGACGCGGTGCTGCACCGCAACGATTTCGCGATCGACTACAACGCGATGGTCCGCGCCGGGGTGGCCGCGGTGGGCACCACGATCAGGATCGAGCTGGACATCCAGGCCGTGCAGGGAGAACAGGTCCCCCGCGAACTGGAGTCCGCGACCCACGGACAGTAG
- a CDS encoding DedA family protein has protein sequence MRVVQAEASGFGLDWLDTAGPLLVWVIVLSFVFVECALIVGLFLPGDSLLFAAGVVLAQHGADGHAWGLSLGAMIVAIVGNQVGYRIGRHTGTRFIARRGGKVLNQHNLDRARSFLDRRGFLAIVAARWIPWVRTLAPLIAGAARMDPRRFLLATATGGLLWVPTLVLIGYYGAGLLDILPWLKTTLVWASVAFFVVGTGYGIWRYRQEMRRPVETPAGVGS, from the coding sequence GTGAGAGTGGTACAAGCCGAGGCCAGTGGCTTCGGCCTCGACTGGCTGGACACGGCGGGCCCGCTGCTGGTGTGGGTCATCGTGCTCAGCTTCGTGTTCGTCGAGTGCGCCCTGATCGTGGGCCTGTTCCTGCCCGGCGACTCCCTGCTGTTCGCCGCGGGTGTGGTGCTGGCCCAGCACGGCGCCGACGGGCACGCCTGGGGCCTCTCCCTCGGCGCCATGATCGTCGCGATCGTCGGCAACCAGGTCGGTTACCGCATCGGCAGGCATACCGGGACGAGGTTCATCGCGCGCCGTGGCGGGAAGGTGCTGAACCAGCACAACCTGGACCGGGCGCGGTCATTCCTGGACCGCAGGGGCTTCCTCGCCATCGTCGCGGCGCGCTGGATCCCGTGGGTCCGCACGCTCGCCCCGCTGATCGCGGGCGCCGCGCGGATGGACCCGCGGCGCTTCCTGCTCGCCACCGCCACCGGCGGGTTGCTCTGGGTCCCCACCCTGGTCCTGATCGGCTACTACGGCGCGGGCCTGCTGGACATCCTGCCCTGGCTGAAGACCACCCTGGTCTGGGCCAGCGTGGCGTTCTTCGTGGTAGGAACCGGCTACGGCATCTGGCGGTACCGGCAGGAGATGCGCCGTCCGGTGGAGACCCCGGCGGGCGTGGGTTCCTGA
- a CDS encoding VOC family protein codes for MSEFTAVHHVALTVTDVDRSVPWYMRVLELAEVTRREDPETGLRKVVLHAPGRAFALVLVQHPDTERPGFDERRTGLDHVAFEVGSAAELRAWEDRLAEYGVSFEPGTPSRTVPGSEVVVFRDPDGIQLEIWAGPRD; via the coding sequence ATGTCCGAGTTCACGGCTGTGCATCACGTGGCACTCACGGTGACCGATGTGGATCGCAGTGTTCCCTGGTACATGCGGGTACTGGAACTGGCCGAGGTGACCAGGCGGGAGGACCCGGAGACGGGGCTGCGCAAGGTCGTGCTGCATGCGCCGGGCCGGGCGTTCGCGCTGGTGCTGGTGCAACACCCGGACACCGAGCGGCCGGGGTTCGACGAGCGCCGGACCGGCCTGGATCACGTGGCGTTCGAGGTCGGGTCGGCCGCCGAGCTGCGCGCATGGGAGGACCGGCTGGCCGAGTACGGGGTGAGCTTCGAGCCCGGCACGCCCTCGCGCACCGTGCCCGGCTCGGAGGTGGTGGTCTTCCGCGATCCGGACGGTATCCAGCTGGAGATCTGGGCCGGGCCGCGGGACTGA